Proteins found in one Erythrobacter sp. KY5 genomic segment:
- a CDS encoding NUDIX hydrolase, translated as MRDKDADASEEAVWEGRFITTKTRGRWEYVGRSRGIRAAAIMAIDEDADGTRHVLLVGQYRVPLGRFCLEIPAGLVGDDDGSEDEHAIEAAKRELEEETGYAASDWTNLGEFYSSPGMVTESFTLLRARGLTKVSEGGGISEENIEVYRVPLDGLADFVARWREAGHGVDVRVAMLMTPGFLT; from the coding sequence GTGCGCGACAAGGACGCCGACGCCAGCGAGGAAGCCGTCTGGGAAGGCCGCTTCATCACCACCAAGACCCGCGGTCGCTGGGAATATGTCGGGCGCTCGCGCGGCATCCGCGCCGCTGCGATCATGGCGATTGACGAGGATGCGGACGGCACGCGCCACGTTTTGCTGGTCGGGCAATACCGCGTGCCGCTGGGCCGGTTTTGCCTCGAAATTCCCGCTGGCCTTGTCGGAGACGACGACGGCAGCGAAGACGAACACGCTATCGAAGCCGCCAAGCGCGAGCTTGAGGAAGAGACAGGCTACGCCGCGTCCGACTGGACCAATCTTGGCGAGTTTTATTCCTCACCCGGAATGGTGACGGAAAGCTTCACCCTGCTGCGCGCGCGCGGCCTCACCAAGGTCAGCGAAGGCGGCGGGATTTCAGAAGAGAATATCGAGGTGTACCGCGTGCCCCTTGATGGCCTTGCCGATTTCGTCGCCAGGTGGCGCGAGGCAGGTCACGGGGTCGATGTGCGCGTGGCGATGCTTATGACGCCCGGTTTCCTTACCTAG
- a CDS encoding SDR family oxidoreductase: MTKRCEGKLALVTGGAQGLGRAHCIRLAQEGARVLATDINGDGAAETAEIVNAEMGEGTAFSIAHDVTDPDQWEAAVDAAREQMGGLNVLVNNAGIGVPGNIEECDFGDWQRCFSINVDSIFHGCQKALPLMREHAPGSIINISSIAGLIASDTMPAYNASKAAVWMLSKSIALHCAKKNMQIRSNSVHPTFVDTPILDGTAKAHQLDKNVLMEKLARQIPLKFVGEPNDIANAVVYLASDESRFMTGAEIKLDGGISAM; encoded by the coding sequence ATGACTAAACGCTGCGAAGGCAAACTCGCCCTCGTCACCGGCGGTGCGCAGGGGCTTGGCCGCGCGCATTGCATCCGGCTCGCACAAGAAGGCGCGCGTGTGCTCGCCACCGACATTAACGGCGACGGAGCGGCGGAAACCGCCGAGATCGTCAATGCCGAGATGGGCGAAGGCACCGCGTTCAGCATCGCGCACGATGTGACCGACCCGGACCAGTGGGAAGCCGCCGTCGATGCCGCACGCGAGCAGATGGGCGGGCTCAACGTGCTCGTCAATAATGCCGGGATCGGCGTGCCCGGCAATATCGAGGAATGCGACTTTGGCGACTGGCAGCGGTGCTTTTCGATTAATGTCGATTCGATCTTTCACGGGTGCCAGAAGGCCCTGCCGCTGATGCGCGAACATGCGCCCGGCTCGATCATCAACATCTCGAGCATTGCCGGCCTGATCGCGAGCGATACGATGCCCGCCTACAACGCTTCAAAAGCGGCGGTGTGGATGCTGTCGAAATCGATCGCGCTGCACTGTGCGAAGAAAAACATGCAGATCCGCTCGAACTCGGTTCACCCGACCTTTGTCGACACGCCGATCCTCGACGGCACCGCCAAGGCGCACCAGCTCGACAAGAATGTGCTGATGGAAAAGCTTGCGCGGCAGATCCCGCTTAAATTCGTGGGCGAGCCCAACGATATCGCCAATGCAGTGGTGTACCTCGCGAGCGACGAAAGCCGCTTCATGACCGGCGCCGAAATCAAACTCGATGGCGGCATCAGCGCTATGTAG
- a CDS encoding excalibur calcium-binding domain-containing protein, with the protein MDGRGKTRTPWIAKAEFAFLLIVQVAMLIGIVVFLASSAVSAHPGRTAADGCHNDRKNGGRHCHRAPSSSKPTRTPSGEVYYPNCAAARAAGAAPVQRGQPGYGRHLDRDNDGIGCER; encoded by the coding sequence ATGGACGGTCGAGGTAAAACGAGAACTCCATGGATTGCGAAAGCAGAATTCGCGTTCCTGCTGATCGTTCAAGTGGCCATGCTCATAGGTATCGTCGTGTTTCTCGCCTCTTCAGCGGTATCCGCGCATCCTGGCCGAACGGCCGCTGATGGGTGCCACAATGATCGCAAGAATGGCGGTCGACATTGCCATCGCGCTCCTTCTAGTAGCAAACCGACTAGGACCCCGAGCGGCGAAGTATACTATCCAAATTGCGCTGCCGCCCGAGCTGCCGGTGCAGCGCCGGTTCAACGAGGCCAGCCTGGCTATGGGCGCCATCTAGATCGCGACAACGACGGTATTGGGTGCGAGCGATGA
- a CDS encoding LemA family protein: MNLAKFGRAFVVAAVSLTLAACGINSVPAAEEEAKAKWADVEAQFQRRANLIPNLAEIVQGAAENERAILTEVTEARARATSVNISADNLGDAEAMQEYAAAQGQISQGIGRLLASFEAYPNIQSNQNYLAFQSQFEGTENRIAVAIRDYNEAVRKYNTTIRTFPDTIGANIIHGAEPLEPYTSVTEGAEVAPQLDMTSN; this comes from the coding sequence ATGAATCTTGCAAAGTTTGGGCGCGCCTTTGTGGTGGCCGCCGTTTCGTTGACGCTGGCCGCTTGCGGGATCAACTCGGTCCCCGCTGCCGAGGAAGAGGCGAAGGCCAAGTGGGCCGATGTCGAAGCGCAGTTCCAGCGCCGCGCCAACCTCATTCCCAACCTTGCCGAAATCGTCCAGGGCGCTGCGGAGAATGAGCGCGCAATCCTGACCGAAGTCACCGAAGCGCGCGCCCGTGCCACCAGCGTCAACATCTCCGCCGATAACCTTGGCGATGCCGAGGCGATGCAGGAATATGCCGCTGCGCAAGGCCAGATCAGCCAGGGCATCGGACGTCTGCTCGCAAGTTTCGAGGCTTATCCGAACATCCAGTCCAACCAGAACTATCTCGCATTCCAGAGCCAGTTCGAAGGGACCGAGAACCGGATCGCTGTCGCCATTCGCGACTATAACGAGGCAGTGCGCAAGTATAACACGACGATCCGCACCTTCCCCGACACGATCGGCGCGAACATCATCCACGGCGCAGAGCCGCTTGAACCCTACACTTCGGTCACCGAAGGCGCAGAGGTTGCACCGCAACTCGACATGACGTCGAATTGA
- a CDS encoding TPM domain-containing protein has protein sequence MAYLNDAERKQISDAVGAAELTTAGEIVTVLADRSDGYSDVALWWAVGASFTAMSLFAALPTPFLDLYDALIGGWSHEWTTGELASMTIALGLITFIAVLAIQQWQALKFWMIPNPVKTARCHAQAIKHFKVGAERRTHGRTGVLIYLSMSEHRAEIVADDSIAELVNAEVWGEAMGDMLSHIRRGHIADGMAAGVRDVGFVLSQHFPRGEFDENELPDRLIEV, from the coding sequence ATGGCCTATTTGAACGACGCAGAACGCAAGCAAATCTCCGACGCGGTCGGGGCCGCAGAGCTCACCACGGCGGGTGAAATCGTCACCGTGCTCGCCGATCGCAGCGACGGATACAGCGACGTCGCGCTTTGGTGGGCAGTGGGCGCAAGCTTTACCGCGATGAGCTTGTTTGCCGCCCTCCCCACCCCGTTCCTCGACCTCTACGACGCGCTGATCGGCGGGTGGAGCCATGAGTGGACTACGGGCGAACTTGCCAGCATGACCATCGCTCTTGGCCTGATCACCTTCATCGCGGTGCTCGCTATCCAGCAGTGGCAGGCGCTCAAATTTTGGATGATCCCCAACCCGGTCAAGACCGCGCGCTGCCATGCGCAGGCGATCAAGCACTTCAAGGTCGGCGCGGAACGCCGCACGCATGGCCGCACGGGCGTTCTCATCTACCTCTCGATGAGCGAACACCGCGCCGAGATTGTCGCCGACGATTCCATCGCTGAACTGGTCAATGCAGAGGTCTGGGGCGAAGCGATGGGCGACATGCTCAGCCATATCAGGCGCGGCCACATCGCCGATGGCATGGCCGCAGGCGTGCGCGATGTCGGCTTTGTCCTCTCGCAGCATTTCCCGCGCGGCGAATTTGACGAAAACGAGCTTCCCGACCGGCTGATCGAAGTCTAA
- a CDS encoding DCL family protein — MAKQISLSNGRVWNTQKAATDHFRTLRDRYPDGVPIEDANDHSDLAALVERFDAAHGENNSKAGAGIDHFEVRTNSGAGGATRGFWAIRTDGSETDFSFIWAIRGEPKPLFQEFADACRAAVLSDIRTAKRAFFDEHADELGFVECEISGDLLTFEEAHVDHADPTFSALVIAFRVERGWHSEVPEGTLSDAADGQFTTTFASEEVAMAFRIAHYRNAKLRIISGPQNLSRSSSGANSSVKRPLTLVNPEEVNIG, encoded by the coding sequence GTGGCTAAGCAGATCAGCCTTAGCAACGGACGCGTCTGGAATACACAGAAGGCTGCGACTGATCATTTCCGTACGCTGCGGGATCGTTATCCGGACGGCGTCCCAATCGAGGATGCGAATGATCACAGTGACCTTGCTGCCTTGGTCGAGCGGTTTGATGCTGCGCATGGCGAGAACAATTCGAAGGCTGGCGCAGGGATCGACCATTTCGAAGTGCGCACAAATTCAGGAGCTGGTGGCGCAACGAGAGGCTTCTGGGCCATTCGCACGGATGGCAGCGAGACCGATTTCAGCTTCATATGGGCGATACGTGGTGAGCCAAAACCACTGTTTCAGGAATTTGCCGATGCCTGTCGCGCGGCGGTTCTGTCGGACATTCGAACAGCAAAACGGGCGTTCTTTGACGAGCATGCCGACGAACTCGGTTTTGTCGAATGCGAGATTAGTGGCGACCTGCTCACCTTCGAAGAGGCCCATGTCGATCATGCCGATCCTACCTTCAGCGCTCTGGTCATTGCATTTCGCGTCGAGCGCGGGTGGCATTCCGAGGTACCAGAGGGCACTCTGAGCGACGCGGCAGACGGCCAATTCACTACGACTTTTGCGAGCGAGGAAGTCGCGATGGCCTTCCGGATCGCCCACTATCGGAATGCCAAGCTCAGGATCATCTCAGGACCCCAGAACTTGTCGCGATCTTCGAGTGGCGCAAACTCTAGCGTCAAACGGCCGCTTACCTTGGTCAATCCTGAAGAGGTGAACATTGGCTGA
- the mscL gene encoding large conductance mechanosensitive channel protein MscL, with amino-acid sequence MLSDFKEFIAKGNVMQLAVAVIIGGAFATIVKSLTDEVIMPVVGAIFGGADFSRYFILLDVPEGYEGAMDDYVALKEAGAAMIGYGSFVTAIINFLILAFIIFLLVRYTMKIMEQIAKKEEEAAPEEPAGPTEIELLTEIRDSLKK; translated from the coding sequence ATGCTGTCAGATTTCAAGGAATTCATCGCCAAGGGCAACGTCATGCAATTGGCTGTCGCTGTCATCATCGGCGGCGCTTTTGCAACCATCGTGAAATCGCTGACCGACGAGGTCATAATGCCTGTTGTCGGCGCAATTTTCGGCGGGGCGGATTTTTCGCGTTACTTCATCCTCCTCGACGTTCCCGAGGGATATGAAGGCGCGATGGACGATTACGTTGCATTGAAAGAGGCGGGCGCAGCGATGATCGGGTATGGCTCTTTCGTCACGGCGATCATCAACTTCCTGATCCTCGCCTTCATCATTTTCCTGCTGGTGCGGTACACCATGAAAATCATGGAGCAGATCGCAAAGAAGGAAGAGGAAGCGGCTCCCGAGGAACCCGCAGGCCCGACCGAGATCGAGTTGCTGACCGAAATCCGCGACAGCCTGAAAAAATAG
- a CDS encoding thermonuclease family protein codes for MSFLLAILAASSPTGICPPSGVRITCVHDGDSFIVERERIRIADIDTPELDGACESERRLAVRARNRLVTLLNSER; via the coding sequence ATGAGCTTCCTTCTCGCCATCCTGGCAGCGAGCTCTCCTACCGGGATCTGTCCTCCCTCAGGGGTGCGGATCACATGCGTCCATGATGGCGACAGCTTTATCGTAGAGCGCGAACGGATACGCATTGCCGACATCGATACACCAGAACTCGACGGGGCCTGCGAAAGCGAGCGCCGGCTAGCGGTGCGCGCACGCAATAGGCTTGTGACCCTTCTCAATTCAGAGCGCTAA
- a CDS encoding YgcG family protein, translated as MGFLRQILLIIAGVGALVASPALAQPEFPALTGRVVDNADLLSPVQEAELTARLEALETQSQRQLVVATVPDLQGYDISDYGYQLGREWGLGDADRNDGALLLVAPNERKVRIEVGYGLEGYLTDALSALIIQNQILPRFRDGDMPGGIVAGTDAIVAQLQLPPDEAARIAQEAGETRKSDGGFPIGALIWMGFLFFFFILPIIRGSRRRRKYKSKGKGPWGKRRDDDDDDSGFGDAVGNIILWEIGSAIARGAMSGGGGGGGGGWSGGGGFSGGGGSFGGGGASGGW; from the coding sequence ATGGGCTTTCTACGCCAGATCCTGTTGATCATCGCAGGTGTGGGGGCGCTGGTCGCGTCCCCCGCCCTTGCGCAGCCGGAATTTCCCGCGCTGACGGGCCGCGTGGTCGACAATGCGGACCTGCTCTCGCCTGTGCAGGAAGCGGAGCTTACCGCCAGGCTCGAAGCGCTGGAGACACAGTCGCAGCGCCAGCTGGTGGTCGCGACGGTTCCTGACCTTCAGGGCTATGACATTTCCGATTACGGCTATCAGCTGGGCCGCGAATGGGGCCTTGGCGATGCGGACCGCAATGACGGCGCGCTGCTGCTGGTGGCGCCTAATGAGCGCAAGGTCCGGATCGAAGTCGGCTACGGGCTTGAAGGCTATTTGACGGACGCGCTTTCGGCGCTGATCATCCAGAACCAGATCCTCCCGCGTTTCCGCGATGGCGACATGCCGGGCGGAATTGTCGCAGGCACCGACGCTATCGTCGCGCAACTGCAGCTGCCGCCCGACGAGGCCGCGCGCATTGCGCAGGAGGCGGGTGAGACCCGCAAGAGCGATGGTGGCTTCCCGATCGGCGCGCTGATCTGGATGGGTTTCCTCTTTTTCTTCTTCATCCTTCCCATTATCCGCGGCTCGCGCAGACGGCGCAAATACAAGTCGAAGGGCAAAGGCCCCTGGGGCAAGCGCCGCGACGATGACGACGACGACAGCGGCTTTGGCGATGCTGTCGGCAATATCATCCTGTGGGAGATCGGCAGCGCCATCGCTCGCGGCGCCATGTCCGGCGGCGGCGGCGGTGGAGGCGGCGGCTGGAGCGGCGGCGGAGGTTTCTCCGGCGGTGGCGGCTCTTTCGGAGGCGGCGGCGCCTCGGGAGGCTGGTAA
- a CDS encoding enoyl-CoA hydratase translates to MTATDFSNRFAAAAFSLIVTAAMFAYAIVPATPSLA, encoded by the coding sequence ATGACCGCTACCGACTTCTCGAACCGTTTCGCCGCAGCCGCTTTCTCGCTGATCGTGACCGCCGCGATGTTTGCATACGCAATCGTTCCCGCCACCCCCTCGCTTGCCTGA
- a CDS encoding PspC domain-containing protein: MSNLTNNNAGPPSTKFRLDKHNGKLFGVCSGLANWSGVDALVWRLGFVVCTLLGIGFPILIYLAIALIAD; encoded by the coding sequence ATGAGCAATCTGACCAACAACAACGCTGGTCCGCCGTCCACCAAGTTTCGCCTCGACAAGCATAATGGCAAACTGTTCGGCGTCTGCTCAGGCCTTGCGAACTGGTCGGGTGTCGATGCGCTGGTCTGGCGTCTGGGATTTGTCGTGTGCACCCTTCTGGGTATCGGCTTCCCGATCCTGATCTATCTCGCAATCGCACTGATCGCGGACTGA
- a CDS encoding hydrolase codes for MKPRNSDQIDARIDAGAMLDQVRSWCEINTGTANVDGLAKQAAILAEAFSALPGEVELVDPAPVTAIAADGSEFEKAHGQHLVLRVRPTANRRILLTGHMDTVFPADHHFQKLTWLEDGVLNGPGVADMKGGIAVMLHALMAFEETASAGSLGYDVMLNSDEETGSLASADLIAEMARGKLAALTYEPAALPDGTLAHARGGTGNYSITFSGKSAHAGRNPHEGRNAIVAAADLILKLKGLEREDITVNPAKLEGGGPNNVVPDHAILRFNIRPKSTEAMEGFDKDLSALLGAIERDHEVSTHRHGGVTRPPKPVDEQAQKLFDLVRECGAELGQVINWQSTGGVCDGNNIAACGVPVVDTMGVRGGSIHSADEFLITDSLAERAALSARVIDRVSQGALN; via the coding sequence ATGAAACCTCGAAACTCCGATCAAATCGACGCCCGAATTGACGCAGGGGCAATGCTGGATCAGGTCCGGTCGTGGTGCGAAATCAACACCGGAACCGCAAATGTGGATGGCCTTGCAAAACAGGCCGCCATTCTGGCTGAGGCTTTCTCAGCTTTGCCCGGAGAGGTCGAACTGGTCGATCCTGCGCCGGTCACGGCGATTGCCGCTGATGGCAGCGAATTTGAAAAGGCGCACGGCCAGCACCTTGTCCTGCGCGTGCGTCCAACCGCCAATCGCCGCATCCTTTTGACCGGACACATGGACACCGTTTTTCCGGCCGATCACCACTTCCAGAAGCTGACATGGCTCGAAGATGGCGTGCTCAACGGCCCCGGCGTTGCCGACATGAAGGGCGGAATCGCGGTGATGCTGCACGCGCTGATGGCGTTCGAGGAGACGGCGTCGGCGGGTTCGCTTGGCTATGACGTGATGCTCAATTCGGACGAGGAAACCGGATCGCTCGCCAGCGCGGACCTCATCGCGGAAATGGCGCGCGGGAAGCTCGCCGCGCTTACCTATGAACCCGCCGCCTTGCCCGATGGCACGCTTGCCCACGCGCGCGGCGGGACGGGGAACTACTCGATCACCTTCTCCGGCAAGAGCGCGCATGCGGGTCGCAACCCGCATGAAGGGCGCAACGCGATTGTGGCGGCTGCCGATCTGATCCTGAAACTGAAAGGGTTGGAACGCGAGGACATCACCGTCAACCCGGCCAAGCTCGAAGGCGGCGGCCCGAACAACGTGGTGCCCGATCACGCGATCCTGCGCTTCAACATTCGCCCCAAAAGCACCGAGGCGATGGAAGGATTCGACAAGGATTTGAGCGCCTTGCTCGGCGCTATTGAGCGGGACCATGAGGTTTCCACCCATCGCCATGGAGGCGTCACCCGCCCGCCCAAGCCGGTCGACGAACAGGCGCAGAAGCTGTTCGACCTTGTTCGCGAATGCGGGGCGGAGCTTGGCCAAGTGATCAACTGGCAATCAACCGGCGGCGTGTGCGATGGCAACAATATCGCAGCCTGCGGTGTGCCCGTGGTCGACACGATGGGCGTGCGCGGCGGCTCAATCCACTCCGCAGACGAATTTCTGATTACCGACAGTCTCGCCGAACGCGCCGCGCTTTCAGCGCGCGTGATCGATCGCGTATCTCAGGGGGCCCTGAATTGA
- a CDS encoding thermonuclease family protein, with translation MIRQGTDRYGRTLAIVTNSRGSIGDQMVRAGVARTWSGRREPWC, from the coding sequence ATCATCCGCCAAGGTACCGATCGCTATGGCCGGACGCTCGCGATTGTCACGAATTCGCGGGGATCGATTGGCGACCAGATGGTGCGTGCTGGCGTTGCTCGAACTTGGTCTGGCCGCCGCGAGCCGTGGTGCTAG
- a CDS encoding arginine N-succinyltransferase encodes MTYRLRAARTSDLEHLYEMAKLTGGGFTNLPPDRPALTAKLERAEEAFANTEEELADEQFVLVLENLSTRKVVGTCQLMTKVGQQWPFYSYRLTTLTQYSQELDRTVRAELLSLVTDLEGSSEVGGLFLHPNERAGGLGLLLARSRYLFVGMHRKRFADRILAELRGIIDERGGSPFWDGVAGRFFGMSFQEADYFNAINGNQFIADLMPKHPVYVSMLSEDARSVIGVPHPTGRAAMRMLENENFHYDGYVDIFDGGPSMVARTDEVTSVKNSVEARLVSCDLGEGERAILATGRLETFRACYGARQLDGEGGVAIDAAAADALDVSEGDTVWSVAR; translated from the coding sequence TTGACTTACCGCCTGCGCGCTGCGCGCACATCCGACCTTGAACATCTTTACGAGATGGCAAAGCTGACCGGCGGAGGGTTTACCAACCTGCCACCCGACCGCCCTGCCCTCACGGCCAAGCTTGAGCGCGCAGAAGAAGCGTTCGCCAACACCGAAGAAGAGCTGGCGGATGAACAATTCGTGCTGGTCCTTGAAAACCTCTCGACCCGCAAGGTCGTGGGCACGTGCCAGCTGATGACCAAGGTCGGTCAGCAATGGCCGTTCTATTCCTATCGCCTCACCACGCTCACTCAGTATTCGCAGGAGCTCGACCGGACGGTCCGCGCCGAATTGCTCAGCCTGGTCACAGATCTTGAGGGATCGAGCGAGGTTGGCGGGCTGTTCCTTCACCCGAATGAACGTGCAGGAGGCCTAGGCCTTCTGCTTGCACGCAGCCGCTATCTCTTCGTCGGGATGCACCGCAAGCGCTTCGCCGACCGCATCCTTGCAGAGCTTCGCGGGATCATCGACGAGCGCGGCGGATCGCCTTTCTGGGACGGGGTTGCCGGACGCTTCTTCGGGATGAGCTTTCAGGAAGCAGACTATTTCAACGCGATCAACGGCAACCAGTTCATCGCCGACCTCATGCCAAAGCACCCCGTCTATGTCTCGATGCTTTCCGAAGACGCGCGCAGCGTGATCGGGGTGCCGCACCCGACGGGCCGCGCCGCGATGCGGATGCTCGAGAACGAGAATTTCCACTATGACGGCTATGTCGACATCTTCGATGGAGGGCCGAGCATGGTTGCGCGCACCGATGAGGTCACTAGCGTCAAGAACTCGGTCGAGGCCAGGCTGGTCAGCTGCGACCTTGGCGAAGGCGAGCGCGCGATCCTTGCCACCGGGCGGCTTGAGACGTTCCGCGCCTGCTACGGCGCGCGCCAGCTCGATGGCGAAGGCGGCGTGGCCATCGACGCGGCGGCAGCGGATGCTCTCGATGTTAGCGAAGGCGACACGGTGTGGAGCGTGGCGCGATGA
- a CDS encoding recombinase family protein encodes MGIETIAPLKRCAIYTRKSTNQRLEHDVNSLVTQREISSAYITSQQYKGWVELPNRYDDGGHSGSGMDRPALSQLMQDIEAGEIDVVVVYKIDRLTRSLADFVRMIEIFDRRNIALVSISQAFDTSDSMGRMILNVLLTFSQFERELIAERVRDSIRTRKRHGKMHGGLPPFGYIATPDGLKIDEPEAEIVRFIFDEFLKTRRYTKVMTAVRERRYCSSVKYSPRGKPRGGTAISPSTVYAIVQNPMYVGEIRGHDTTYPGEHEPLISRDIWDEAQIICQERKKRRPHNRDTDHFLAGLLWDDLGRHMRLDLKWHWGKFYKTYVSSNAIWSQKLFLRQYRASADQLDEVV; translated from the coding sequence ATGGGTATCGAAACTATCGCACCGCTGAAACGGTGCGCAATCTACACCCGCAAGAGCACCAATCAGCGCCTTGAGCACGACGTGAACTCGCTGGTGACGCAGCGCGAAATCAGCAGCGCATACATTACGAGCCAACAATATAAAGGCTGGGTCGAGCTACCGAACCGATATGACGATGGCGGTCATTCGGGGAGCGGAATGGATCGCCCTGCCCTCTCGCAGCTCATGCAGGATATCGAAGCGGGAGAAATCGACGTGGTCGTCGTCTACAAGATTGATCGGCTAACGCGCAGTCTCGCCGACTTCGTCCGAATGATTGAGATCTTCGATCGGCGTAACATCGCGCTCGTGTCCATCTCACAGGCATTCGACACTTCCGACAGCATGGGCCGGATGATCCTCAACGTGCTGCTAACTTTCTCGCAGTTTGAGCGTGAGCTGATCGCGGAAAGGGTGCGCGACAGCATCCGCACCCGCAAACGGCATGGCAAGATGCATGGTGGCCTGCCGCCATTTGGCTACATTGCCACCCCTGACGGTCTCAAGATCGACGAGCCAGAAGCGGAGATCGTCCGGTTCATCTTCGACGAGTTCTTGAAAACGCGGCGCTACACCAAGGTCATGACCGCGGTGCGCGAGCGCAGATATTGTAGCTCTGTCAAATACTCGCCGCGCGGCAAGCCGCGTGGCGGAACTGCGATATCACCGAGCACGGTCTACGCTATCGTCCAGAATCCGATGTATGTCGGAGAAATTCGCGGGCACGATACGACCTATCCCGGAGAGCACGAGCCGCTCATCTCGCGCGATATCTGGGACGAAGCGCAGATAATTTGCCAGGAACGCAAAAAGCGCAGACCTCACAATCGCGACACTGACCACTTCCTTGCCGGCCTACTTTGGGACGATCTTGGGCGCCATATGCGGCTCGACCTGAAGTGGCATTGGGGCAAGTTCTATAAAACTTACGTCTCGAGCAACGCCATCTGGTCGCAGAAGCTATTTCTCCGGCAGTATCGTGCGAGCGCCGACCAGCTTGATGAGGTTGTTTAG
- a CDS encoding N-succinylarginine dihydrolase, with amino-acid sequence MSPKDLNLREINFDGIVGPSHNYAGLSLGNIASASHKGDPSYPRAAALQGVAKMRGNLARLGVQGFLLPLPRPNALLENVLAYDGTEAPQLRAAPWSASSMWTANAATVSPAPDTKDGKCHLTVANLITMLHRAQEWPDTLRQLDIAFGDPDHFVVHGPVPPTFGDEGAANHGRFCEGHGSEGVELFVYGKTGGKFPARQHEQASRLVARKHGLDPAKCVFVEQNPAAIEAGAFHNDVVSVVNKRVLFTHEEAFADQQGAYAAIRAAFPALEVVEVPSAAVSLEEAIRTYLFNAQLVTLPDPGSASGAGGGMVLIVPEECRESPSVWAYCEQMMASNGPIREVIPVDVRQSMANGGGPACLRLRVVCDPATVDPRFMLDEAKADLLEKVISETWPEQIDPADLGSAALTSQVVAAREALLTALDLGELK; translated from the coding sequence ATGAGCCCCAAAGACCTCAATCTGCGCGAGATCAATTTCGACGGGATCGTTGGCCCTTCGCACAATTATGCAGGCCTCAGCCTCGGCAACATCGCCAGCGCGAGCCACAAGGGCGACCCATCCTACCCGCGCGCCGCTGCGCTTCAGGGTGTGGCGAAGATGCGCGGCAATCTGGCGCGACTAGGTGTTCAGGGTTTCCTGCTGCCGCTGCCTCGCCCCAATGCGCTGCTTGAAAACGTACTCGCCTATGACGGGACCGAAGCGCCGCAATTGCGCGCCGCTCCCTGGTCGGCGTCCAGCATGTGGACCGCGAACGCGGCCACCGTATCGCCAGCCCCCGATACGAAGGATGGCAAGTGCCACCTGACCGTCGCCAACCTCATCACCATGCTCCACCGTGCGCAGGAGTGGCCTGACACATTGCGCCAGTTAGACATCGCCTTTGGCGACCCGGATCATTTTGTCGTCCACGGCCCCGTTCCCCCCACCTTCGGCGATGAGGGCGCTGCCAATCACGGGCGTTTCTGCGAGGGTCATGGCAGCGAGGGCGTCGAACTTTTCGTCTACGGCAAGACCGGCGGCAAATTCCCCGCGCGCCAGCACGAACAGGCCAGCCGCCTCGTCGCTCGCAAACACGGGCTCGATCCGGCAAAGTGCGTTTTCGTGGAGCAGAACCCGGCGGCGATCGAAGCGGGCGCGTTTCACAATGACGTCGTCTCGGTCGTCAACAAGCGTGTTCTCTTCACGCACGAGGAAGCATTTGCTGATCAGCAGGGCGCCTATGCCGCGATCCGCGCGGCCTTCCCGGCTCTTGAGGTCGTGGAAGTGCCATCCGCTGCGGTCAGCCTTGAAGAGGCGATCCGCACATATCTGTTCAACGCGCAGCTTGTGACGCTACCCGACCCCGGATCGGCGTCCGGGGCAGGCGGCGGCATGGTTCTAATCGTGCCCGAAGAATGCCGCGAAAGCCCAAGCGTCTGGGCCTATTGCGAGCAGATGATGGCCTCCAACGGCCCGATCCGTGAGGTGATCCCGGTCGATGTCCGCCAGTCGATGGCCAATGGCGGCGGTCCCGCCTGCCTGCGCCTCCGCGTGGTGTGCGATCCGGCGACTGTCGATCCGCGCTTCATGCTGGACGAGGCCAAGGCCGACCTTCTCGAAAAGGTCATATCCGAGACGTGGCCCGAACAGATCGACCCGGCTGATCTGGGAAGCGCTGCATTAACCTCGCAGGTGGTGGCCGCTCGCGAAGCACTGCTCACCGCGCTCGACCTGGGCGAGCTCAAGTAA